The following coding sequences lie in one Fundulus heteroclitus isolate FHET01 chromosome 20, MU-UCD_Fhet_4.1, whole genome shotgun sequence genomic window:
- the tcta gene encoding T-cell leukemia translocation-altered gene protein homolog, translating to MEESWDFEFLSRIADGCLSFLSEFVDDWLANDMRVSIFKILLSWLIFSLVAIHFAWKVYGSTVNDMYYRQGAGQNGGTPEAAAHLSGWESKAGDPLKSHRD from the exons ATGGAGGAGTCATGGGACTTTGAGTTCCTTTCCCGCATCGCTGACGGCTGCCTGTCGTTCCTCTCCGAGTTCGTGGACGACTGGCTCGCCAACGACATGAGGGTCTCCATTTTCAAAATCCTGCTCAGCTGGCTGATCTTCAGCCTCGTCGCGATCCACTTCGCGTGGAAGGTCTACGGGAGCACAGTGAACGACATGTATTACCGACAAG GGGCTGGACAGAACGGAGGAACCCCCGAGGCAGCGGCTCACCTCAGCGGATG GGAGAGTAAAGCTGGAGATCCTCTGAAGAGCCACCGGGATTAA
- the glyctk gene encoding glycerate kinase, whose protein sequence is MARILSLFRPPPILALLGRGNPTFCKMSMDSRAREIFRAAVEAVQPDRVVRQSIERQDDSVIIDGRRFPLRHNLHLVGFGKAVLGMAAEVERILGDHLVRGVISVPHGIQQTLRQHGKSHLLLKEDSRIKVMEGAKHNLPDDDSQKAAEGIKQLASELTEKDLLLVLISGGGSALLPAPIPPVSLQEKLDVTRRLAAAGATIQELNKVRRALSLLKGGGLAHHAHPAQVVSLTLSDVIGDPIDLIASGPTVTCEVWPEEVLSILEQYKLLNSMPASVKEVLARQGPRWKENEEDSGSSGEAVNVVIGSNTVALTCAGRRARELGFRPVVLSPGVCGDVRLVSRLYGLLARFACSREEPPPEIAAEVLRLGPEVGAESWDLCRTMQVLGEGRAEGWGATCLLAGGEPTVELTGKGRGGRNQELSLRVGLELRGLELPPQGPVFLSGGTDGQDGPTEAAGAVTDGGLYDEARAQGLDVDSFLSNNDSYTFFSRLSAARRLLVPGLTCTNVMDVHVLLIPAIPIKIS, encoded by the exons ATGGCTCGCATCCTTTCCTTGTTCCGGCCTCCGCCTATTCTGGCCCTCCTGGGCAGAGGGAACCCGACCTTCTGCAAAATGTCCATGGACTCGCGGGCACGGGAGATCTTCAGAGCCGCAGTGGAAGCTGTTCAGCCGGACCGTGTGGTCAGGCAGAGCATAGAGCGGCAGGATGATTCCGTCATTATTGACGGACGCAGGTTCCCACTCAGACACAACCTGCACCTCGTGGGCTTCGGGAAAGCCGTTCTGGGGATGGCTGCGGAGGTAGAGCGGATTCTGGGCGACCATTTAGTCAGAGGAGTCATCAGCGTGCCTCATGGGATACAGCAGACGCTACGGCAGCATGGAAAAAG CCATCTGTTGCTAAAGGAAGACAGTCGGATCAAAGTCATGGAGGGAGCCAAGCACAACCTGCCAGATGATGATTCTCAGAAGGCGGCTGAAGGGATCAAGCAGTTAGCCAGTGAATTGACAGAGAAAGATTTGCTGCTTGTGTTAatatcag GTGGAGGCTCTGCGCTGTTACCAGCACCGATACCTCCAGTCTCGCTGCAGGAGAAGCTTGATGTCACCCGCAGGCTTGCTGCCGCTGGTGCCACCATCCAAGAGCTTAACAAAGTACGTCGAGCCCTCTCTTTGTTGAAGGGTGGAGGGCTTGCGCACCACGCTCACCCGGCACAG GTGGTTTCGCTCACGCTGTCTGACGTGATCGGGGACCCGATTGATCTGATAGCAAGTGGACCAACGGTGACATGCGAGGTGTGGCCAGAGGAGGTCTTGTCCATCCTTGAACAATACAAGCTTCTCAACTCCATGCCGGCTTCGGTAAAGGAAGTCCTCGCGAGACAGGGTCCCCGTTGGAAAGAGAACGAGGAGGACTCGGGTTCGTCCGGAGAGGCCGTCAATGTCGTGATCGGCTCTAACACCGTGGCGCTCACGTGCGCCGGCCGGCGTGCCCGGGAGCTGGGTTTCCGTCCTGTCGTGCTTTCGCCGGGAGTGTGCGGCGACGTGCGGCTGGTCTCCAGACTGTACGGCCTCCTGGCGCGCTTCGCCTGCTCCCGCGAGGAGCCGCCGCCGGAGATCGCAGCCGAAGTGCTGCGGCTCGGGCCGGAGGTGGGCGCGGAGAGCTGGGACCTGTGCCGAACCATGCAGGTGTTGGGCGAAGGGCGCGCGGAGGGGTGGGGCGCCACGTGTCTGTTAGCCGGAGGGGAGCCCACCGTGGAGCTGACGGGCAAGGGGCGAGGTGGTCGAAACCAGGAGCTGAGTCTGCGCGTGGGACTGGAGCTGAGGGGCCTGGAGCTCCCGCCTCAGGGGCCCGTGTTTTTGAGCGGGGGCACCGACGGTCAGGACGGACCCACGGAAGCCGCGGGCGCCGTGACCGACGGGGGACTGTACGACGAAGCTCGAGCGCAGGGGTTAGACGTCGACAGCTTCCTCAGTAACAATGACTCTTATACCTTCTTTTCTCGTCTGTCAGCTGCACGGCGTTTACTCGTGCCCGGCCTGACCTGCACCAATGTCATGGACGTACACGTGCTACTTATCCCGGCAATTCCCATTAAAATAAGTTAA